One part of the Vicia villosa cultivar HV-30 ecotype Madison, WI linkage group LG6, Vvil1.0, whole genome shotgun sequence genome encodes these proteins:
- the LOC131613762 gene encoding uncharacterized protein LOC131613762, with translation MKAPTSLEIAKALYLSKSVVEANLKDKGNCQGFHLEFLVQTAYDAIVAKEWDTYKAIMALSIYGIAMFPNVVNFVDINVIHIFILKNPVPTLLGDVYHSIHHRNGRKGGLVQCCALLLYRWFRSHLPERGPFVDNRHTSRWADRIMGLVAKDIVWYNRSLDDAEIIMGCGKFGNVPLMGLRGGINYNPVLARRTFGYAFVSPLEKKEVDDLMFYHLTTDSGKLEEMVQAWKTVRRKGKRHFGQKDWATYEA, from the coding sequence ATGAAAGCTCCCACTTCTCTTGAAATTGcaaaggctctttatttgagcaaatcGGTTGTGGAGGCAAACCTCAAAGACAAAGGAAATTGTCAAGGGTTCCACTTGGAGTTCTTGGTTCAGACTGCTTATGACGCCATTGTGGCTAAGGAATGGGACACATATAAAGCTATCATGGCCTTGAGTATCTATGGCATAGCAATGTTTCCGAATGTGGTCAATTTTGTTGACATAAATGTAATCCATATCTTTATTCTGAAGAATCCAGTTCCTACGCTCCTAGGCGACGTTTACCACTCAATACATCACAGAAATGGCCGAAAAGGGGGGTTGGTCCAGTGTTGCGCTCTGTTATTGTACCGTTGGTTTAGATCTCACCTTCCTGAGCGTGGTCCTTTTGTTGACAATAGGCACACATCGAGGTGGGCTGACAGAATCATGGGGCTGGTAGCCAAAGACATTGTCTGGTATAATAGATCGTTGGATGACGCAGAGATTATTATGGGCTGCGGAAAATTCGGCAATGTGCCTCTCATGGGACTAAGAGGAGGAATCAATTATAACCCCGTATTGGCTAGAAGGACGTTTGGATATGCTTTCGTGAGTCCCCTTGAAAAGAAAGAAGTCGATGATCTCATGTTCTACCATCTGACCACCGATTCAGGTAAGCTAGAGGAAATGGTGCAAGCCTGGAAAACAGTTCGCCGAAAGGGTAAGAGGCACTTTGGCCAAAAAGATTGGGCTACTTATGAAGCCTAA